Below is a window of Desulfurispira natronophila DNA.
GGCAATGTTTGCGACGGTAGCGCCACCATCGATGGCAATTCCTACCAGCAGTGGAGCTATAGCGGTGGAAACTACCATGATTCCCTGGTTCAGCGCCCGTATGGAACCGATAAAGGTAACTCCGTAGATCTCGGCCCATAGTGAGTTGATTACGGTACTGGACGATCCCAAGGTGATGCCAGTCAGGGCCATGTAAATAAGAAAGATCACGCTCTGATCAAAGATGCCTAACAAGGCCACGCCGAGTCCCAGTGGAAGCAGAAAGAAGGGGACCAGCCGGGGGGCGCCCAGGCGATCAACCGTCGGGCCCATAATGGCTAAGGCAAAAATATGAGTAAGGGCAAAAATAACAAAGCCAGTAGCAATTAGCTCCGCCGACCACTGATTTTGCTGAGCTATAAAGAGGTGGTGAAAGAAAAGGCCGGTAATAATAGCTGGTGTAGCCGTTGCAGCAGGGACAACCATAAGAAAAACCGGATCCCTGGCCACCTCACGCGTACTCCACTGTCGCGAAGTGGGCCGCTGGGAGGGTGGGGAGTCAGGCTTGGGTCTGTCAAGCGACTGGTGCTGTAAAAGCCAAAGAAGGAGAGGGGTTACGACTAAAGTTACAAAGAAGCCATACAGCATCCAGCTGCCTCGCCAACCGGATGTTGCAATCAGTGCAACGGCTAGAGTGGGGAATATTCCCTCAGCGAAGGCAAACCCCATTGTAGCAAGGCTGAGGGCCTTGCCACGGGCATGGTGGAAGTACCGAGCCATAGTAGTTATGGAGGCGTGGGAAATAAGTCCCTGTCCATTCAGGCGCAGCAGAAAAAGGGAGATGACAAGCAGTAGGATTGAGTGAGCGCTGGCCATTAGCCAGCAGGCTGTAGCCAGACCAAAGCAAACCCCGAATACGT
It encodes the following:
- a CDS encoding MFS transporter; this encodes MHRLQYPYRLLEAFAVGTSYWHFLKNNRHLLSFGFLGTFFSGFGQTYFIALYSGHLREAFELTHGQLSLYYSLATLISGISLMWLGRIIDHVPLRLYVFGVCFGLATACWLMASAHSILLLVISLFLLRLNGQGLISHASITTMARYFHHARGKALSLATMGFAFAEGIFPTLAVALIATSGWRGSWMLYGFFVTLVVTPLLLWLLQHQSLDRPKPDSPPSQRPTSRQWSTREVARDPVFLMVVPAATATPAIITGLFFHHLFIAQQNQWSAELIATGFVIFALTHIFALAIMGPTVDRLGAPRLVPFFLLPLGLGVALLGIFDQSVIFLIYMALTGITLGSSSTVINSLWAEIYGVTFIGSIRALNQGIMVVSTAIAPLLVGIAIDGGATVANIALTVTIYMALCIALALRACRSIRHRKRAQEYA